TTGTTATGTTACTATGTTTTTGCttatgaaataattataaataCTTAGAAATAATTCATATCAATTTATATCAATTATAAATACTTAGAATAAGTATTTTGGCCTGTTAATTAGGCATTTGGCTAGTAACAGTTTCTTCCATAACAATATACTAAGAGTTACGGTGTGTATGGTAACAATAAATTGAATTACTGGAGTTAGAGCTAGATACAGATTATAGGGTTCAAAAAGCCTCATTGACCTATTGTTAAGAATAGTGAATTACTATTCTCATTAATAGCCTGGAATTCTATGAAAGAGTCTCGGGAGCCGGGATGCATGCTAGTTTCATACGACCAGGTGGAGTGGCCCAAAGAAGGAAAAAAATGAACAGACTAAAGCGAGGAGTTCATTGGCCATGTTGCTGACTTAACATTCAGGTCTCAGCATAACAAAGCTTGCACTGTCTTTTCGCACGATGAGCTAAAGAAGGAGAAAGACAAGGAGCTACAAAAGGAGAAGAATAAGCCGCTAGAAGTTCGTGCAAAGAATTTAGCTGGAAAAAGGTACGAGAGACAGTTCAACTTTGTCAATCGCGTTGCTCAGAATTTCCGTGAGCGTAAATTAGCCTAGTTGTGCTTAAATGGCCGGTTTGCCTTCCTCTCTGGCAGCcatcttattattatttataaatgttACAAAATAAATGTCTCCTATTAATCGGTCACCGAATATCTATTCTACGGTAAGTTTGCAAAACACAAGTGAATTCTTCTCTCACTTTGTTTACGACCCTACTTAATTTGAATAACTTATTTAATGAAGGAAATAATAGATATTGTCAAACATATCTTAAATCGAATATTATTTTGGTGGAGGACACTTATTTCGGGAGTGGGAGAGTATACTTCTCAAATAAGGTAAGAGTTGGAAATAGAAAGTAAAAGTTTTAGTGGATTGAATATTTAAAAAGAGCAAAATTGAAACTTTAATTATTTTTTACtgtaattataagtaataataatgtgGACTTTTGGACACTGAGAGTAATATTTATATTCTCTAACAACTTATTTGGAGTTAAATATTTTACTTTACTATATAAAAACAAAATCGCCTTCGCGTAGATTCTATCCTACCCTTTGTCTGTGAATGTGTTGCCTTGGGTTCAAAACCCTATTTTTGTCACTTAAGCATGACGTCAACACCTTCTTTCCTCTATTATCGTTTTCTTATTTTACCTTTTTATCTATATTCGAGCAAATAgtaaagtattttttttttctcttttgttGCATTATATTTacgtttttgaattttttttttttttaaactttatctTTTCTAGATATTTTTAATTGTTGTTTTCTTAaggttattaaatttttttttacctgTTATGTTCAGTGAGACTAATATTTTATACATGGTGTGTTATCTAAGAATAATGTTGTTGTATTTGTTATGTTATTAATTAATATCTTTATCAATACATTTGTATAtagttattttaaaataatataaatagtGACATACATTACGAATCATCGAAATACGTAttctaattataaattattaaaaggATTTTTAACGATAACATATAAAACCGTCGGTTAAGTGCTTAAAAATTTTGTAAGTTGCGGTTATATTAACTTCAAGATGGTGGTTATTGAAAATTTACAAATATTTTAAGCATCTTCATGACAACTACAAGAATTGTCATTGTCAatcctaattataataatgtttaattttgtttgctaaaattaattaaatattgcAACACGTGAAGTCATTTTTACCCTGTTCAAACCACTATTTACAAAAAGACTAGAATAATTCAAAACAAAACCAAGGTCATTTTTTTAAAAGCAACTTTCATTCCATAGGATAATAAATTACAGCAAAAGACCATCAAACATTGAAGGTCCTACACACGTCCAAGTACATGACTACATCACGAAATGAAAAAGGATGTTGAGCAAACATCCACTACAAAGATACATTACAAAACACACAACTTTGGGTTTGATAACCACGTTAACCAATCTATCGATTTCCCTTTGATCATTCTTGAAATCCACTCAAATGATTTAACTTGGATTTCGTTCAAAGCCATCGGACCACTCCACGATTTATCTTTGAAAGTTTTTTGATTCCGATTTTTCCAAATGTGGTATCCGGTTGACCATTCTACCGCTTTCCAAACTAAGGTTTGAAGAGGCGATAGGTGTTGTGATGATCTTCCAAGAGAAGCCTCGCTTATGCCAAGACTTGCCACATGCGAGAAATCCCACCATTTGCAAAAACTCTATTCCAAACTTCCATTGCATATTTACACAAGATTAATGAATGTTCCTCCGACTCCACTACATCGTTGCATAGTGGACACAGGACCGAGTGAAGGTCCAACCCACGTTTATCTAATTCTTCACGTTCGAAGTCTTGCTCTCCATATGAAGATTTTAATTTTTTTGGAACTAGGGAATTTCGCTGAGTTTTAATTTACAAAGAGTTACCTTCATTAATTTTTTCTTCGATTATGGTGTGCAGCttcttagtagtaaacttaccattaGGTGCAATGCTCCATCTCCACTTGTCAGCGCCACTGCTGTCAAAAACAAAACCATTAATCATGTTAAAAAGTTCTTCTAGTTCTCCTATTGCACGACCAGCTGTCTTGTACAGTTGCAGCTTTCGAATCTGCGAGTTGGTACAATATCTTGAACTTGTGCTTTAGTCTTTCGCTCCCGATCCATAAGTCATCCTAAAAACTTGTACCCGCACCATTCCCCCATGATTTCGAGAAAGAGGTATTAAAAGGAATGCCTAAGCCGTCCACTTTATTACCTGCAAAAATGATATCTTGCCAAGTACCACAATGAGGGAAAAGTTGACGGGACGAATCAACATTGAATCCCCCATTCAAACCATATAAGCTCTTGATAACTTTGGTCCATAATGAGTTGGACTCGACGTGAAAATGCCATCTCCATTTCCCTAATAAAGCAAGATTTTTTGAATCGAGAGATCCAATATTTAGACCTCCCTTTTCAAAAGGAAGACACACATTAACCCACTTGACCCATGCAACTTTCCTATCGAAAGTACCCCCACCCCAAAAGAAATTTTTTCTCACACGCTCTAATTCTCTGACAACACATGACGGAACACGAAAGATTGAGAAAAAAATTCAACGGAAGGCTATTTAAGACTGACTTCACAAGGGTCAACCTTCCACCAAATGATATCGCTCTAGCTTTCCAATCCGAAAGTCTATTGTTGAACCTTTCTATAATCGGCTTCCAATCCTCAAACTTCTTCATACTTGAGCCTATTGGTATCCCAAGGTAAGTAAAAGGGAGGTTACAAACTTGACAATTAAAACGTTGAGCAATAGATTGGACTACCTCATTTGAAACCCCCACACCATAAATCGTACTTTTTTGAAAGTTCACATGAAGACCCGATGCAAGTTCAAAACACTTTAAGATTTTCATCAAGTTTTTAACATTTCTCTTGTTCCAACTCACGAAAAACATTGTATCATCCGCGTATTGTAAATGGGTGATGCCAATCTTGTCCTTCCTGACCTCCACCCTGTGAAAATAACCTCTCTCAAAAGCCGACTTAGTTAAAATATTCAATCCTTCTGCCGCTAGAATGAATAGAAACGGAGAGAGGGGATCGCCTTATCTAACACCCCTCCCTAACATGAATTCATTTGTAGGTGAACCATTAACCAAAATTGACACAGAAGCTGATTTAAGACAAGCAGTAATCCATTTATTGCCAAAACCCATACTCgtcataactgtagtgacccgaacttttccatgtttatatatattaattgagattgatgtttacatgattaaatgtttccaacatgttaagcaatcaaacttgttaagacttgattaattgaaataggtttcatatagacaattgaccacccaagttgaccggtgattcacgaacgttaaaacttgtaaaaaaactatatgatgacatatatatggttatatatatagttaacatgatattatgataagtaaacatatcattaattatattaacaatgaactacatatgtaaaaacaagactactaacttaatgattttgaaacgagacatatatgtaacgtttatcgttgtaacgacatttaatgtatatatatcatattaagagatattcgtacatcataatatcatgataatataataatttaaaatctcttttgatattataaacattgggttaacaacatttaacaagatcgttaacctaaaggtttcaaaacaacacttacatgtaacgactaacgatgacttaacgactcagttaaaatgtatatacatgtagtgttttaatatgtatttatacacttttgaaagacttcaatacacttatcaaaatacttctacttaacaaaaatgcttacaa
This genomic stretch from Rutidosis leptorrhynchoides isolate AG116_Rl617_1_P2 chromosome 11, CSIRO_AGI_Rlap_v1, whole genome shotgun sequence harbors:
- the LOC139874603 gene encoding uncharacterized protein codes for the protein MTSMGFGNKWITACLKSASVSILVNGSPTNEFMVEVRKDKIGITHLQYADDTMFFVSWNKRNVKNLMKILKCFELASGLHVNFQKSTIYGVGVSNEVVQSIAQRFNCQVCNLPFTYLGIPIGSSMKKFEDWKPIIERFNNRLSDWKARAISFGGRELERVRKNFFWGGGTFDRKVAWVKWVNVCLPFEKGGLNIGSLDSKNLALLGKWRWHFHVESNSLWTKVIKSLYGLNGGFNVDSSRQLFPHCGTWQDIIFAAVALTSGDGALHLMRNSLVPKKLKSSYGEQDFEREELDKRGLDLHSVLCPLCNDVVESEEHSLILCKYAMEVWNRVFANGGISRMWQVLA